Proteins encoded within one genomic window of Fragaria vesca subsp. vesca linkage group LG1, FraVesHawaii_1.0, whole genome shotgun sequence:
- the LOC101296714 gene encoding putative uncharacterized protein At4g01020, chloroplastic-like — translation MKNLVEGPKEIVVEHSSLNFMLGKLSLRRRKITKSPASQPPILENQTRHHHTFDHDHDHDDMNPPSFSDGQSSTSTSFNTPSATFVCGLCLKPIQLEDSFDFKGCAHFYCTPCIVKFVVSKLPDNVDWTLHCPVPTCTGTLDPDYCRPILPNEVFDSWMNALCDQIEQSSYGGESSNSNTFTCDFCVEEKHLSDSFNVKDCSHFYCHQCIVNFVVSKLEDNVTSIVCPEPGCRGVLDLQYCQPILPKDVFDRWGKALCENVILGSESNDKYYYCPFKDCSALLVLDNPVDEYHVFSSKCPHCKRLVCLKCKVPWHTEFDCDKFQKLRDKGEDEMVKELAKKRKWRKCPKCNYYVEKKDGCTYIRCRCRHAFCYSCGIAASVDGTHTYHCPSCKQ, via the exons ATGAAGAACTTAGTAGAAGGACCCAAGGAAATCGTCGTCGAACATAGTAGCCTCAATTTCATGTTAGGTAAACTCTCATTACGCCGCCGGAAGATAACCAAGTCACCGGCGTCTCAGCCTCCGATATTGGAGAACCAAACCCGTCATCATCACACCTTTGATCATGATCATGATCACGATGACATGAACCCACCAAGCTTCTCCGATGGACAGTCTTCTACTAGTACTAGTTTCAATACCCCAAGTGCTACTTTCGTATGTGGTTTGTGTCTTAAGCCTATACAACTAGAAGACTCATTCGACTTCAAGGGCTGTGCCCATTTTTATTGTACTCCATGCATTGTCAAATTTGTAGTCTCCAAGCTGCCAGACAATGTCGATTGGACACTGCACTGCCCTGTACCAACCTGCACCGGTACACTAGACCCCGACTACTGTAGGCCAATCCTCCCAAACGAGGTTTTCGATTCGTGGATGAATGCATTGTGTGATCAGATTGAGCAATCTTCTTATGGTGGTGAAAGCAGTAATAGTAATACTTTTACATGTGATTTTTGTGTTGAGGAAAAGCATCTGAGTGACTCATTTAATGTCAAGGATTGTAGCCATTTTTACTGCCACCAATGCATTGTCAATTTTGTGGTGTCAAAGCTGGAGGACAATGTGACCTCCATTGTGTGCCCCGAGCCGGGCTGCAGAGGAGTGCTAGACTTGCAATACTGTCAGCCGATTCTCCCCAAGGATGTTTTTGATCGGTGGGGGAAGGCCTTGTGTGAAAATGTGATTTTGGGGTCCGAGAGCAATGACAAGTATTACTACTGTCCCTTTAAGGATTGCTCAGCGCTTCTGGTTCTTGATAATCCGGTGGATGAGTATCATGTGTTTAGCTCCAAGTGTCCTCATTGCAAGAGACTGGTTTGCTTGAAGTGCAAGGTTCCTTGGCATACGGAGTTCGATTGCGACAAGTTTCAGAAATTGAGAGACAAGGGTGAAGATGAGATGGTGAAGGAGCTTGCCAAGAAAAGGAAGTGGCGGAAGTGCCCAAAATGCAACTACTATGTTGAGAAAAAAGATGGATGCACTTACATTAGATGCAG GTGCAGGCATGCTTTCTGTTACAGCTGTGGGATAGCAGCTTCCGTTGATGGTACTCATACATATCATTGTCCAAGTTGTAAACAGTAA
- the LOC101297005 gene encoding uncharacterized protein LOC101297005, with protein MGFLKSVKTLGTLKGMKKIGKEVGKIIHTSRKVHAEHSLSSAIDYKFYDDPEDLMTPLMSSNKNRKSSDPESSSTSRNSRKTSISTINAETGKPSEPKSNISSTSSVSRTSARDPSTTFMCDMCVKPTHLKDSFNIEGCNHFYCQQCIVDFVRSKLEDNVTFIVCPEAAAGCRGWLEPEYCRPILPDELFDRWINADHNGQPSDAEIYSSSPGNFTCYICAEQVHLEDSFDVKGCNHFYCQRCVVNFVVTKLVDNVTSIMCPEAGCSGVLDPEYCRLILPDELYDWWETALQSQNEQSSNNPETNDASTNSDTSTFICDLCVESFPLEESFNIKGCSHFYCQQCIVNYVSSKLQDNVTSIMCPEPGCCGVLDPEYCHPILPNDIYDRWGKALCENVITGSESSTNYFYCPFADCSALLIRDDEINMSECPHCKRVVCAECRVPWHIEFNCDEFQMLRDKGEDEMVRALAKKNKWRRCKKCKYYVEKEEGCMYIKCRCGHAFCYNCGIEKSTDHHTRYCSCEKKGNR; from the coding sequence ATGGGTTTTCTGAAGAGCGTGAAAACTCTAGGAACACTAAAGGGTATGAAGAAAATTGGCAAAGAAGTGGGTAAGATCATCCATACGAGTAGAAAAGTACATGCGGAACATAGTCTGTCTTCAGCTATCGACTACAAATTTTATGATGATCCTGAAGATCTCATGACCCCGCTAATGTCGAGCAACAAAAACAGAAAATCTTCTGATCCTGAAAGCAGTAGTACTAGTAGAAACTCACGGAAGACTAGTATTAGTACCATAAATGCTGAAACCGGGAAACCTTCTGAGCCCAAAAGCAATATTTCTAGCACTAGTTCAGTTAGTAGAACTAGTGCCAGAGATCCAAGTACTACTTTTATGTGTGATATGTGTGTTAAGCCAACTCATCTGAAAGATTCATTCAACATTGAGGGTTGCAACCATTTTTATTGTCAGCAATGCATAGTGGATTTTGTGAGGTCCAAGCTGGAAGACAATGTCACATTCATTGTATGCCCTGAAGCAGCTGCAGGCTGCAGAGGATGGTTAGAACCCGAGTACTGTCGTCCAATCCTCCCAGACGAGCTCTTTGATAGGTGGATCAACGCCGATCATAATGGGCAGCCTTCTGATGCTGAAATCTACAGTAGTAGTCCTGGTAATTTCACATGTTATATCTGTGCTGAACAAGTTCATCTGGAGGACTCATTCGACGTCAAAGGTTGCAATCATTTTTACTGTCAACGATGCGTTGTTAATTTCGTAGTGACCAAGCTCGTAGACAATGTCACATCCATTATGTGCCCTGAAGCAGGCTGCAGTGGAGTGTTGGATCCCGAGTACTGTCGTCTAATCCTTCCAGACGAGCTCTATGATTGGTGGGAGACTGCCTTACAAAGTCAAAATGAGCAATCTTCTAATAATCCTGAAACCAATGATGCTAGTACTAACAGTGACACTAGTACTTTCATATGTGATCTCTGCGTCGAGTCCTTTCCGCTTGAAGAGTCATTCAACATCAAAGGTTGCAGCCACTTTTACTGTCAGCAGTGCATAGTTAACTATGTATCGTCGAAGCTCCAAGACAATGTCACCTCCATCATGTGCCCCGAACCAGGCTGCTGTGGAGTGTTAGACCCTGAGTACTGTCATCCAATCCTACCAAACGACATCTATGACCGGTGGGGAAAAGCCCTATGTGAAAATGTGATCACGGGGTCCGAAAGCTCTACCAACTACTTCTACTGTCCCTTTGCAGATTGCTCAGCACTGTTGATCCGTGACGATGAAATCAATATGTCTGAGTGTCCTCACTGCAAGAGAGTGGTGTGCGCCGAGTGCAGGGTTCCATGGCATATCGAATTTAATTGCGATGAGTTTCAGATGCTGCGTGACAAGGGTGAAGATGAGATGGTGAGAGCGCTAGCCAAGAAGAACAAGTGGAGGAGGTGTAAGAAATGCAAGTACTATGTTGAGAAAGAAGAAGGGTGCATGTACATCAAGTGCAGGTGTGGACATGCCTTCTGCTACAATTGTGGCATAGAAAAAAGCACCGATCACCATACCCGATACTGTTCCTGTGAAAAGAAGGGCAATCGATAG
- the LOC101308411 gene encoding uncharacterized protein LOC101308411, with translation MAETSGRKLIVEVCNAKNLMPKDGQGTASAYAMVDFDGQRRRTKTKQRDLNPEWDEKLEFLVHDIESMGSQILEVNIYNDKKNSGKRSTFLGKVKIPGSTFVKAEPENTLVYFPLEKRSVFSQIKGELGLKIYYIDEDPPAAAAADDKKPAAEEKPPEKPKEEEKKQEEEKPKEEIKPAEEDKPKEEANKPAEDKATVAPESKTEEAASSAVAAPPPEVENPPIAYSEKPNHQDKVVERSTDVRINEMELQPLARDRNRSAYDLVVRMPFLFVKVVKAKRADATTNPSASLYAKLVIGTHTIKTKTQSSNKDWDQVFAFDKEGLNSTSLEVSVWAEEEIKKEGEEAPTLTETSLGMVSFDLQEVPKRVPPDSPLAPQWYTLDSEKSPGNDVMLTVWIGTQADEAFQEAWQSDSGGLIPETRAKVYLSPKLWYLRVTVIQTQDLQLGSGSEANKKVRNPELSVKAHFGAQLFKTSRTSVGSTLSSSSNPTWNEDLVFVAAEPFEPYMTVTVEDVSNGQSVGHTKLHVPSVEKRTDDRAEPKSRWFNLIGDEARPYAGRIHLRVCLEGGYHVLDEAAHVTSDVRAAAKQLAKPAIGLLEVGIRGATNLLPVKVKNGMRGSTDTYVVAKYGPKWVRTRTILDRFNPRWNEQYTWDVYDPCTVLTIGVFDNGRYRQPEPEKDIRIGKIRVRLSTLDMNRVYMNSYSLTVLLPGGARKMGEIEIAVRFSCSSWLSVVQAYSTPMLPRMHYVKPMGPAQQDILRHTAMKIVTARLGRSEPPLGQEVVQFMLDSDTHVWSMRRSKANWFRVVACLSRVATLARWMDGIRTWRHTPTTVLMHALLVAVVLCPHLILPTVFMYVFLILLVRLRYRHRVPSNMDPRISYVDAVSPDELDEELDGFPSTRPADTIRIRYDRLRALGGRAQTLLGDVAAQGERLEALFYWRDPRATGIFVVFCFLASLVFYVVPFKAFVLGSGFYYLRHPRFRHDMPSLSTNFFRRLPSSSDQIM, from the coding sequence ATGGCAGAAACCTCTGGGCGTAAGCTGATCGTTGAAGTCTGCAACGCCAAGAATTTAATGCCGAAAGATGGTCAAGGAACGGCGAGTGCTTATGCCATGGTGGACTTCGACGGGCAGAGACGGCGAACCAAGACCAAACAGAGAGATCTCAACCCGGAATGGGACGAGAAGCTCGAGTTTCTAGTCCATGACATTGAGTCCATGGGCTCCCAGATACTGGAAGTCAATATCTACAACGACAAGAAGAACAGTGGGAAACGAAGCACTTTTCTTGGCAAAGTCAAGATCCCGGGCTCTACCTTTGTGAAAGCAGAGCCGGAGAACACACTCGTTTACTTCCCCTTGGAGAAAAGGAGCGTGTTTTCTCAGATCAAAGGCGAGTTGGGATTGAAGATTTACTATATCGATGAAGACCCACCAGCTGCTGCGGCGGCGGATGACAAGAAACCGGCAGCGGAGGAGAAGCCGCCGGAAAAGCCAAAGGAGGAGGAAAAGAAGCAAGAAGAGGAGAAGCCGAAAGAGGAGATCAAACCAGCAGAAGAAGACAAACCGAAGGAGGAGGCTAATAAACCAGCAGAGGACAAGGCCACTGTAGCACCGGAATCAAAAACAGAGGAAGCAGCTTCTTCAGCGGTTGCTGCTCCGCCGCCAGAGGTTGAGAACCCGCCGATTGCTTACTCTGAGAAGCCAAATCATCAAGACAAGGTTGTAGAGAGGTCGACGGATGTGAGGATTAACGAGATGGAGCTTCAACCATTGGCCCGGGATAGAAATCGGAGCGCGTACGATCTCGTAGTCAGGATGCCGTTTCTTTTCGTGAAAGTTGTCAAAGCCAAAAGAGCAGACGCTACTACAAATCCATCGGCATCTCTTTACGCCAAGCTTGTAATTGGTACGCATACCATCAAAACCAAGACACAAAGCAGCAACAAAGATTGGGACCAAGTCTTTGCTTTCGACAAAGAGGGTCTCAATTCCACCTCTTTAGAAGTGTCTGTGTGGGCCGAAGAGGAGATCAAGAAGGAAGGAGAAGAAGCTCCCACTCTTACAGAGACTAGTCTCGGAATGGTGTCTTTCGATTTGCAGGAGGTGCCCAAGCGAGTTCCACCGGACAGTCCTCTAGCTCCACAGTGGTACACTCTCGACTCTGAAAAGTCTCCGGGAAATGACGTCATGCTCACTGTCTGGATCGGCACTCAGGCCGACGAAGCATTCCAAGAGGCTTGGCAGTCGGATTCCGGCGGGTTGATACCGGAGACCCGAGCAAAGGTTTATTTGTCTCCGAAGCTCTGGTACTTGAGAGTAACGGTCATCCAAACCCAAGATCTCCAGCTAGGCTCGGGATCCGAGGCTAACAAGAAGGTTCGGAATCCCGAACTTTCCGTGAAGGCTCATTTCGGGGCCCAGCTTTTCAAAACGAGTAGGACCTCCGTGGGGTCCACCTTGTCGAGCTCATCCAACCCCACCTGGAACGAAGACTTGGTTTTTGTAGCAGCCGAGCCGTTTGAGCCGTACATGACTGTGACCGTAGAAGATGTAAGCAACGGTCAATCTGTGGGGCACACCAAGCTTCACGTGCCAAGCGTTGAGAAGAGAACAGACGACCGTGCGGAGCCCAAGTCCAGATGGTTCAACTTGATTGGTGATGAGGCGCGTCCTTACGCCGGTAGGATACACCTGCGGGTTTGTCTAGAAGGAGGCTATCACGTGCTGGACGAGGCTGCTCACGTGACGAGTGACGTCAGAGCTGCGGCAAAGCAGCTGGCGAAACCTGCCATCGGCTTACTTGAAGTCGGAATTCGCGGGGCCACCAATCTGCTTCCGGTCAAGGTCAAAAATGGGATGCGTGGGTCAACTGATACTTACGTGGTTGCCAAATATGGGCCGAAATGGGTCCGAACCCGGACGATTCTGGACCGGTTCAACCCGCGGTGGAACGAGCAGTACACTTGGGATGTGTACGATCCATGCACTGTTCTCACTATCGGCGTCTTCGATAATGGAAGGTACAGGCAACCCGAACCCGAGAAAGATATTCGGATCGGAAAGATACGAGTACGGCTATCCACTCTTGATATGAATCGTGTTTACATGAACTCGTATTCTCTTACTGTGTTGCTTCCCGGTGGGGCTAGGAAAATGGGGGAGATAGAGATAGCCGTTAGGTTTTCATGCTCGTCGTGGCTGAGTGTGGTCCAAGCCTACAGCACCCCAATGCTTCCGAGAATGCATTACGTGAAACCAATGGGCCCGGCCCAACAAGACATTCTACGACATACGGCTATGAAGATTGTGACGGCTAGGCTGGGGAGGTCGGAGCCACCGCTGGGTCAGGAAGTGGTTCAGTTCATGCTCGACTCGGATACACACGTGTGGAGCATGAGGAGAAGTAAGGCCAACTGGTTTCGGGTGGTGGCGTGTTTGTCACGTGTGGCGACACTCGCGCGGTGGATGGATGGGATTCGCACGTGGCGGCATACGCCCACGACGGTTTTGATGCACGCGCTGCTGGTGGCTGTGGTGCTATGCCCGCATTTGATACTTCCGACCGTATTCATGTACGTCTTCCTCATCTTATTGGTGAGATTGCGGTATCGTCATAGAGTGCCGTCAAATATGGACCCTCGGATCTCTTATGTTGACGCCGTGAGCCCTGATGAGTTGGACGAAGAGCTTGATGGGTTCCCCTCCACTCGACCCGCAGACACGATCCGAATACGATACGATCGACTGCGGGCTTTAGGTGGGAGGGCCCAAACTTTGTTGGGCGACGTAGCGGCCCAAGGAGAGCGTCTGGAGGCCTTGTTTTATTGGAGGGATCCCAGGGCAACCGGAATCTTTGTGGTGTTCTGTTTCTTGGCGTCTTTGGTGTTTTACGTGGTGCCGTTCAAGGCTTTTGTGTTGGGGTCAGGGTTCTATTACTTGCGCCACCCTAGGTTCCGTCACGATATGCCATCACTTTCCACCAACTTTTTTCGGCGACTTCCATCCTCGTCTGACCAGATCATGTAG
- the LOC101297294 gene encoding uncharacterized protein LOC101297294, which translates to MKSFEPLKKMKKIGNRLGTLLISSGKTEKELPVEQSISGLADIFENKHDDVASSDAPILCENQNAECSNNESSNASTNSLMSTSTNSLMNSTSTSSHSRSPFGCGICLENLFLEDSFYVEGCDHLYCRQCLVKFVESNIQNNVTSIGCPEPGCMGVLTPGYCRPILPNDIFARWIHALFDDNGESSNPKSNSTSTGSFKSVTSTDEPVSKLQDNVTSIVCPERGCRGVLNPEYCRTILPDSIFDSWVFLLDQHGQSSNPDSNDAITFTCDICGEAILHLEDSFDIKGCNHFYCRQCVVGFISSKLQENVTFIECPEPGCRGVLDLEHCRPILPNKVFDLWVHALWNQNEQSANFEIYNASTFICEFCVEAVGLEESFSVKGCSHFYCQQCIVNFVVSKLQENVTSIECPEPGCQGVLDPEYCRPILPNDVFDRWGKALVENLITGSETLKAFYCPFKDCSAMLIDDGNKVIQKSKCPYCKKVFCAQCKVPWHAKIDCVEFQKLNEDERGREDIMLRNLAQKEKWRRCPSCQYYVAKKSGCSYIKCRCRFAFCYHCGIAAPLTDHTRLCPSCKH; encoded by the exons ATGAAAAGTTTTGAACCGCTGAAGAAGATGAAGAAAATTGGCAACCGACTGGGTACGCTGCTCATCAGCTCTGGGAAGACAGAAAAAGAGTTGCCTGTAGAACAGAGTATCTCGGGTTTGGCTGACATCTTTGAGAACAAACATGATGATGTTGCTAGCTCAGATGCACCAATATTGTGTGAGAACCAGAATGCAGAGTGTTCTAATAATGAAAGCAGTAATGCTAGCACAAATTCATTGATGAGTACCAGTACTAATTCATTGATGAACAGTACTAGTACTAGTAGTCATTCAAGAAGTCCTTTTGGATGTGGTATCTGTCTTGAAAATCTTTTCCTGGAAGACTCATTCTATGTCGAGGGCTGCGACCATCTTTACTGCAGGCAATGCCTTGTTAAATTTGTAGAGTCCAATATCCAAAACAATGTCACATCCATTGGATGCCCTGAGCCGGGATGCATGGGAGTATTAACCCCTGGGTACTGTCGTCCAATCCTTCCTAATGACATCTTTGCTAGGTGGATTCATGCCTTATTTGATGATAATGGGGAATCTTCTAATCCTAAAAGTAATAGTACTAGTACTGGTTCATTTAAGAGTGTTACCAGTACTGATGAGCCAG TGTCCAAGCTCCAAGACAATGTTACATCCATTGTGTGCCCAGAAAGAGGCTGCAGAGGAGTCTTAAACCCTGAGTACTGTCGCACTATTCTCCCAGATAGCATCTTTGATAGCTGGGTATTTTTATTGGATCAACATGGGCAATCTTCAAATCCTGACAGCAATGATGCTATTACTTTTACATGTGATATATGTGGGGAAGCAATTCTTCATCTGGAAGACTCATTTGACATAAAGGGTTGCAATCATTTTTACTGTCGCCAATGCGTTGTTGGTTTCATATCATCCAAGCTCCAGGAGAATGTGACCTTTATTGAGTGCCCTGAACCAGGCTGCAGGGGAGTGTTGGATCTTGAGCACTGTCGTCCAATTCTTCCAAACAAAGTCTTTGATTTGTGGGTTCATGCCTTATGGAATCAAAATGAGCAATCTGCTAATTTTGAAATTTATAATGCTAGTACTTTCATATGTGAATTCTGTGTTGAGGCAGTTGGTCTCGAAGAGTCATTTAGTGTCAAGGGTTGCAGCCATTTCTACTGTCAGCAATGCATTGTTAATTTTGTAGTGTCCAAGCTCCAAGAGAATGTGACATCCATTGAGTGCCCTGAACCAGGCTGCCAGGGAGTGTTGGACCCCGAGTACTGTCGTCCAATCCTCCCAAATGATGTGTTTGATCGGTGGGGAAAAGCTCTGGTTGAAAATCTGATCACTGGATCTGAGACTTTGAAAGCCTTCTACTGTCCCTTCAAGGATTGCTCAGCTATGTTGATTGATGATGGTAATAAGGTTATACAGAAATCAAAGTGTCCATATTGTAAGAAAGTGTTCTGCGCACAGTGTAAGGTTCCTTGGCACGCGAAGATCGACTGTGTGGAGTTTCAGAAGTTGAATGAAGATGAGAGGGGAAGGGAAGATATCATGTTAAGGAACCTTGCGCAGAAGGAAAAATGGAGGAGGTGTCCAAGTTGCCAATATTATGTTGCAAAGAAAAGTGGCTGTTCATACATCAAATGCAG GTGTCGATTTGCTTTCTGCTACCATTGTGGAATAGCAGCTCCCTTAACTGATCATACTCGTTTATGTCCAAGCTGTAAGCATTAA
- the LOC101297587 gene encoding probable E3 ubiquitin-protein ligase RNF217-like — MTMFKIRSRSRRFIRRPKLEEKVVSLSRTDEIVNMEDDVLCFTPKRSSNNFNVVDENRNLKSIKESIKASILKSPGNFIDLSDETMNYDDEELEVLRVRPRNITFGKRRNKPKPFSGHSVTEYGESSNSNSKKDSSFLCEICAEPKPRNESFGIKGCSHSYCTECMIKYVASKLQENITNIKCPVSDCKGLLEPEYCRPILPPEVFERWGSALCEAVILGSEKFYCPFKDCSGMLIDDGKEVITQSACPNCWRMFCAQCKVPWHAGIDCFEFQKLNKDERGKEDIMLRKLAQKKRWKRCPKCRFYVEKSEGCPFMRCRCQTTFCYRCEHVLKSDHNHYCPNCKGR; from the exons ATGACAATGTTCAAAATTCGAAGTAGGAGTAGGAGATTCATCAGGAGACCCAAACTGGAGGAGAAAGTAGTGTCCCTATCACGGACCGATGAGATCGTGAACATGGAAGACGATGTGCTTTGCTTCACACCAAAGAGGTCGTCGAACAACTTCAATGTTGTCGATGAGAACAGAAACCTTAAATCAATTAAGGAGTCTATCAAGGCCTCTATTCTCAAATCCCCAGGTAATTTCATCGACCTTTCTGATGAAACTATGAACTATGATGATGAAGAGCTTGAAGTTCTAAGGGTTCGACCCCGAAATATTACATTCGGAAAGCGAAGAAATAAACCCAAACCCTTTAGTGGTCATTCTGTAACCGAATATGGGGAATCTTCGAATTCCAATTCCAAAAAGGACTCATCATTTTTATGTGAAATCTGCGCCGAGCCTAAGCCTAGGAATGAGTCATTTGGTATAAAAGGTTGTAGTCATTCATATTGTACAGAGTGCATGATCAAATACGTGGCATCCAAGCTTCAAGAAAACATTACAAACATTAAGTGCCCTGTTTCTGATTGCAAAGGGTTGCTGGAGCCGGAGTATTGCCGTCCGATTCTGCCACCTGAGGTGTTTGAGAGGTGGGGAAGTGCATTGTGTGAGGCGGTGATTCTCGGGTCTGAGAAGTTTTACTGCCCCTTTAAGGATTGCTCCGGGATGTTGATTGATGATGGGAAAGAGGTCATAACGCAATCGGCGTGCCCTAATTGTTGGAGAATGTTTTGTGCGCAATGCAAGGTTCCTTGGCATGCTGGGATTGACTGCTTCGAGTTTCAGAAGTTGAACAAGGATGAGAGGGGAAAAGAGGATATTATGTTGAGAAAACTTGCGCAAAAGAAAAGGTGGAAGAGATGTCCCAAGTGTAGGTTTTATGTGGAAAAATCAGAAGGTTGCCCGTTCATGAGGTGTAG GTGCCAAACTACTTTCTGCTATAGATGCGAACACGTTTTGAAGAGCGACCATAATCACTATTGTCCCAATTGTAAAGGCCGCTGA
- the LOC101308705 gene encoding probable E3 ubiquitin-protein ligase RNF217-like has product MEGEASSLVKDLVVCEICAEDKSANDLFGIHKCSHSYCRDCVNNYVASKLQENIASISCPVPDCKGSLEPEHCQSILPPEVFDRWLSVLCESLVLESEKFYCPFKDCSAMLIDDGKEVIRESECPNCRRLFCAQCKVSWHAGIDCAEFQNLNENEKENEDILLRIVAHEQKWRRCTNCQYYVEKSDGCSYMKCRCGYAFCYNCGVKAPLGSHTFHCPSCKN; this is encoded by the exons ATGGAAGGGGAAGCTTCCAGTTTGGTGAAGGATCTAGTTGTTTGTGAGATTTGTGCTGAGGACAAGTCTGCAAACGACTTGTTTGGGATTCACAAATGCAGCCATTCATACTGTAGGGACTGCGTAAATAATTACGTGGCATCCAAGCTTCAAGAGAACATTGCAAGCATTAGCTGTCCTGTTCCCGATTGCAAAGGATCGCTAGAGCCCGAGCATTGTCAATCAATTCTCCCTCCAGAAGTGTTTGACAGGTGGTTAAGTGTATTGTGCGAATCTTTGGTTCTTGAGTCTGAGAAGTTCTACTGTCCCTTTAAGGATTGCTCAGCGATGTTAATAGATGATGGGAAAGAGGTTATACGAGAATCGGAGTGTCCCAATTGTAGGAGATTGTTCTGTGCGCAGTGTAAGGTTTCCTGGCATGCGGGGATCGACTGCGCAGAATTTCAGAACTTGAATGAAAATGAAAAGGAAAATGAAGATATTTTATTGAGGATCGTTGCTCACGAGCAAAAATGGAGGAGGTGTACAAATTGCCAGTACTATGTTGAAAAATCTGATGGTTGCTCTTACATGAAATGCAG ATGTGGATATGCTTTTTGCTACAACTGTGGCGTAAAAGCTCCCTTAGGTTCCCATACCTTTCATTGTCCAAGCTGTAAGAACTAA
- the LOC101297880 gene encoding probable E3 ubiquitin-protein ligase RNF217-like, giving the protein MEHKASESHNEIVNNEDDAIFSVSDEGILTPPRTPPTVNNFIYEDEEEEDDDHEPTQPRRKRRRIGDGEFSPNLDTSNSNNEPAATFVCEICADDKASNESFGIQNCSHSYCRDCIKNYVASKLQENITSISCPVPDCKGSLDPEYCRPVLPPQVVERWESALRESTIIVSQRFYCPYKDCSTMLVEDVTQVVMESECPNCKRMFCAQCKVAWHAGIGCEEFQKLNENEREKGDIMLRNLARKNRWSRCPKCAEIVSSTHPDKFKEAIWSYGPV; this is encoded by the exons ATGGAGCACAAAGCTTCCGAGTCTCATAATGAGATTGTGAACAATGAAGATGATGCCATTTTCTCGGTTTCAGATGAGGGCATACTAACTCCTCCTCGAACCCCTCCTACTGTTAATAACTTCATCTATGAAGACGAAGAAGAAGAAGATGATGATCATGAGCCTACTCAGCCTAGGAGAAAGCGAAGAAGAATCGGAGATGGAGAATTTTCTCCAAATTTGGACACTTCCAATTCCAACAACGAGCCTGCTGCAACTTTTGTTTGTGAAATCTGTGCCGATGACAAGGCTTCCAACGAGTCGTTTGGCATCCAAAATTGCAGCCATTCATACTGTAGAGACTGCATAAAGAATTACGTAGCATCCAAGCTTCAAGAGAACATAACAAGCATCAGTTGCCCTGTCCCTGATTGCAAAGGGTCACTAGACCCCGAGTATTGTCGTCCAGTTCTTCCACCTCAAGTGGTTGAGAGGTGGGAAAGTGCTTTACGTGAGTCAACAATCATAGTGTCTCAGAGATTTTACTGTCCCTATAAGGACTGCTCGACAATGTTGGTTGAGGATGTGACACAGGTTGTGATGGAATCGGAGTGCCCTAATTGTAAGAGAATGTTCTGTGCACAATGTAAGGTTGCGTGGCACGCCGGGATCGGCTGCGAAGAGTTTCAGAAGCTGAATGAGAATGAGAGGGAGAAGGGGGATATCATGCTGAGGAACCTTGCTCGGAAGAATCGTTGGAGTAGATGTCCAAAGT GTGCGGAAATTGTTTCATCTACGCACCCGGACAAATTTAAGGAAGCAATATGGAGTTATGGACCTGTATGA